The Chlorobaculum sp. MV4-Y genome contains the following window.
AAGCGTCTTCGGATCACTTTGTCCGGGCATTCCACGATACTTACGGCCTGCCGGTGGTGATTAGCAACTGCTCGAACAACTACGGCTCGCACCAGTTCCCGGAAAAGCTGATTCCTCTCTTCATCAACAACATTCGCCTGGAGAAGCCGCTGCCGGTGTACGGCCAAGGCTTGAACGTCCGTGACTGGCTCTGGGTGGTAGACCACGCGCGAGCCATCGACGAAATTTTCCATCGCGGAGCGGCGGGCGAGACCTACAACATCGGCGGGCACAACGAGTGGACGAACATCGACCTGATCCGCCTGCTCTGCCGCATCATGGACCGCAAGCTTGGTCGCGAGGCGGGGGAGTCCGAAAAGCTCATCACCTACGTGACCGACCGTGCGGGCCACGATCTTCGCTACGCCATTGATGCCTCGAAGCTGCAACGCGAGCTTGGATGGGTGCCGTCTGTGACCTTCGAGGAAGGGCTGGAAAAAACCGTTGACTGGTATCTTGAAAATCAGGCCTGGCTCGACGAGGTGACGTCGGGAGCCTATCAGCGCTACTATGAAAAGATGTACGCCGCCCGCTGAGCGTGGAGCGGAATATCCGGATCCGATAATTGTATTGAAGTATTGAGATTTCGCCTATGATCATGCCTGTCATTTTGAGCGGTGGCGCCGGAACGAGGCTCTGGCCGCTTTCGAGAGCCCTGTACCCGAAACAGCTTCTGCCGCTTTTCGGCGAAAAACCATGCTTCAGGACACGGTGCTCCGGGTCGAATCGATCGAAGAGGTCGGGCCTGTGACCTGCGTCTGCAACGACGAGCACCGCTTTCTGGTTGCCGAGCAGCTCCGGCAGATCAATGCCGACGCCGGAGCGGCCATCATTCTTGAGCCTTTCGGACGCAATACGGCGCCAGCAGCGGCGGCCGCAGCCCTGACCATAGCCGCAAGCCATCCCGGAGCGCTTATGCTTTTGCTGCCTGCCGATCACGTCATTCTCGACAGGCAAGGCTTTGTTGCCTCGATTGAATCGGCACGGAGTGCGGCTGAGTCCGGCAGTCTGGTGACTTTCGGTATCGTGCCGTCCGCGCCTGAAACGAGGTATGGCTACATCCGGGCGGTTGCCGGTTCCATGGGAGTGACCCGTCCTGTCGCTGAATTCGTCGAGAAGCCATCCCTTGAACGGGCGGAAGGCTACGTGGCTTCGGGCGACTATTTCTGGAACAGCGGCATGTTCCTGTTCCGCCCAGAAATCTATCTCGCCGAGCTTGAAGCTTCCTCGCCCGAAATGCTCGACGCATGCCGCAAATCCCTCGAAAATGCCCGGCGAGATCTCGATTTTCTGCGGCTCGATCCCGAGGCCTTTGCAGCCTGTCCCTCAAATTCGATCGACCATGCCGTCATGGAAAAAACTTCCAACGCAGTGGTTGTGCCCATGCAGGCAGGCTGGCGCGATGTTGGCGCGTGGTCGGCACTTTGGGAGGCCCAGGAGCGCGATGCCGAGGGCAACATCAAGCGTGGTGATGTGCTGACGCACGGAGTTCGGAACAGCTACATCCACGCCACCAGCCGGCTGGTGGCGGCAGTCGGCCTCGAAGAGCAGGTGATCGTCGAAACCGCCGACGCGGTGCTGGTCACCTCGAAAGACAAGGTGCAGGAGGTCAAGGCCATCGTCGAGCAGCTCCGGTTGCAGGAGCGCGAAGAGCCGCTGATCCACCGGCGGGTCTACCGGCCATGGGGTTCGTACGAAACCGTCGATGAGGGCGAACGATTCAAGGTCAAGCGCATCACGGTCAAGCCTGGCGCGGCGCTTTCTTTGCAGATGCACAGCAGACGCGCCGAGCACTGGATTGTCGTGACCGGCAGAGCGCTGGTGACGGTCGGGAAAAAACAGGTGCCGCTCGAGGCGAACCAGTCGATCTACATCCCGGTCGAAGAGCTTCACCGGCTCGAAAATCCCGGCGACGAGCCGCTCGAACTCATTGAAGTGCAGTCGGGCGTTTACCTCGGCGAGGACGATATCATTCGGTTTGAAGATCACTACGGACGACTGTGAGCAGTGGGAGGAGTTGCCTTTCCTGCATTTTCTTCTCTTGTAGGACTTATAAGTTTATAATTTCCATAGGGTCTTTAAGTCCCATAGAAGAGGGGGAAGGTTTTGAGAGCAACGATTATTGTGATACATTGACCTGTTGCGATAATGCGGCATTCCAGACGATTTTCAATCAAAATTCCGGTAGCATATGGCTGAAGAAATGAAATCTCCCAACCAGAATCAGCCGGTTGGTGACGTCGTGAAGGGTGATTTTGCGACCATTCTTGTCGGTCTGGGCACGATGCTCGACGGAGCACTGACACCTCTGAGCAAGGTCGTCGCCTCGGCGCTCGATTCGATGACGGTTGTCGCGCACCAGATTCTCAATGGCATCAGCAACTCGATTGACAATAAGCAGCAGTAATTCTCCTTTGCCGGGACTTTTCCTCGCATAGCACCTGAAGGCAGTCTTCTCCGCTCGAAGGCTGCCTTTCTCTTTTCCTGCCGATTCTCGTATATTCAGACTTTTCCGCGAAAACGGGCCATAACCTGCTTTTCGCTTACGATATTTCCAGTTTGACATTTCTCAAGCCATGCCCGACACCTATCCCGAGTACCCGTCCAGCCTTTCCTACAGCGCCATGGAGGCCCAAATCCGTGAGTTCTGGATCGAACGGAATATTTTCAGGAAGAGCCTTGAAAAGGATGCGCCCAAGGGCATCTACTCCTTCTACGAAGGCCCGCCGACGGTGAATGGCAAGCCCGGCGTGCATCACCTCTTCAGCCGCACTATCAAGGATGTGGTGTGCCGCTACCACGCCATGCAGGGCTATCAGGTACCGCGCAAGGCGGGCTGGGACA
Protein-coding sequences here:
- the rfbB gene encoding dTDP-glucose 4,6-dehydratase — translated: MHILITGGAGFIGSHVVRHFLNRYADYTITNLDKLTYAGNLANLKDVESNPNYRFVKGDIADGSFLLDLFKKYCFDAVIHLAAESHVDRSIESPVEFVIANVLGTVNLLNAARATWEGKFEGKRFYHISTDEVYGSLGSEGMFSETTPYDPHSPYSASKASSDHFVRAFHDTYGLPVVISNCSNNYGSHQFPEKLIPLFINNIRLEKPLPVYGQGLNVRDWLWVVDHARAIDEIFHRGAAGETYNIGGHNEWTNIDLIRLLCRIMDRKLGREAGESEKLITYVTDRAGHDLRYAIDASKLQRELGWVPSVTFEEGLEKTVDWYLENQAWLDEVTSGAYQRYYEKMYAAR